Proteins from a single region of Paenibacillus sp. BIHB 4019:
- the dinG gene encoding ATP-dependent DNA helicase DinG produces MKYAVLDLETTGHSASDDILQVGLVLLDDDLKVIHTYNSFVKPTIAIPPFITQLTGIDEAMVADAPELSDVLMDMIPLLDDAVLVAHNVNFDAGFLNQALDRSGYHTFAGRRLDTIELLRILFPSITSYQLGAVSEQFGITHDHHHRADSDAMATAVIFAKSVQKLRSLPLLTLQRLSSLVDNGSDLSWFITLTLKQVEQNIVMGVPDYDFFNQFALKAREWTEEKPARSEEGASPLQDMSFEQYLDEIKQRFIEQFPNYEEREAQTTMFHEVFDSLDSKRHLLIEAGTGTGKSLGYLIPALYYGIRQDEKIVVSTHTINLQEQLRHRDVPLLKQILPIEFRASIFKGRGNYLCLRKFESKINTRDMMSPVDDAITASQMVVWLGETETGDQEELNFSNKGTDFWSTVASDADSCLNRACPWFKRCYYHRAKHEANIADVCITNHSMLFTDIQADHRLLPTYSHLIVDEAHHVEEVASKHLGMQLGYYSITNAITRMFKDSRSGLLPSLRIHLQQESDERVQGWLETIDTIIPTFTEVKEHWERLFEMLYSFVQASPDATGENNQSVYRLRGDSLPEGWSEVLAEETNIHTELIRVLKTAEKMSEEIKDRIDELAVQALVTDLNGVLRDLTRVKDDLRSFMKVDQTTDVFWLEANMTYKHRSLHLYAVPIDVSSQLQQYLFDVKDSIILTSATLSVQKSFQFAEEQLGLSGFEEAGRLRTVQLASPFNYREQALVIIPRNFPVLKGSAGEPAFISMLVSSLADAVQQTNGRMLVLFTSYRMLKQVYDPLKAALAATSIQVLGQGIDSGNRTKLTRRFLQQPESVLLGTSSFWEGVDIPGEALTCLAIVRLPFQPPNHPLLEAKSELLQRQKQNPFMKLSIPQAVIRFKQGFGRLVRTAKDKGIVIIYDTRVIETYYGKHFLYSLPGPKIEHMHIEQIVPRMKEWLGAEREEENG; encoded by the coding sequence ATGAAATATGCAGTGCTTGATTTGGAAACGACCGGACACAGCGCCTCCGATGATATTTTGCAGGTGGGGCTGGTCCTCCTTGATGATGATCTTAAAGTTATTCATACGTATAATTCGTTTGTAAAGCCAACGATTGCAATACCACCGTTTATTACGCAGCTAACGGGCATTGACGAGGCAATGGTGGCGGATGCGCCAGAGCTGTCTGATGTGCTGATGGATATGATTCCGCTGCTTGATGATGCGGTGCTTGTCGCGCATAATGTCAATTTTGACGCTGGTTTTCTAAACCAAGCGCTCGATCGCAGCGGCTACCATACGTTTGCTGGGCGCAGGCTCGATACGATTGAGCTGCTGCGCATTCTTTTTCCATCGATTACGTCTTACCAGCTTGGTGCTGTGTCTGAACAGTTCGGCATTACGCATGATCATCATCATCGCGCTGATAGCGATGCGATGGCGACCGCCGTTATATTCGCCAAATCAGTTCAAAAGCTACGGAGCTTGCCGCTGCTGACTTTGCAGCGGTTATCTTCGCTTGTAGACAATGGCAGCGATTTAAGCTGGTTTATTACGCTGACGCTGAAGCAGGTGGAACAGAACATCGTTATGGGTGTTCCGGATTATGATTTTTTCAACCAGTTTGCGTTGAAAGCAAGAGAATGGACAGAGGAAAAGCCCGCGCGAAGCGAAGAGGGAGCCTCGCCTTTGCAGGATATGTCATTCGAGCAATATTTGGATGAAATCAAGCAGCGTTTTATTGAGCAATTCCCGAATTATGAAGAACGCGAAGCTCAGACGACGATGTTTCATGAAGTGTTTGATTCGCTGGATAGCAAACGCCATTTGCTCATTGAAGCGGGTACAGGTACAGGAAAGTCTCTTGGTTATCTGATTCCAGCGCTCTATTATGGTATCCGTCAAGATGAGAAGATAGTCGTCAGCACGCATACCATTAATTTGCAAGAGCAGCTAAGGCATCGCGATGTGCCGCTGCTTAAACAGATTTTGCCGATTGAGTTCCGAGCTTCTATTTTCAAGGGCAGAGGGAATTATTTGTGCCTGCGCAAATTTGAAAGTAAAATAAATACGAGGGATATGATGTCCCCCGTTGATGATGCGATTACAGCCTCGCAAATGGTCGTTTGGCTGGGCGAGACGGAAACAGGCGATCAGGAAGAGCTGAATTTCAGCAACAAGGGGACTGATTTCTGGTCCACCGTTGCCAGCGATGCAGATTCCTGCCTGAACCGGGCTTGTCCTTGGTTTAAACGCTGCTACTACCATCGTGCGAAGCATGAAGCGAATATTGCCGATGTGTGCATTACGAATCACTCCATGCTGTTTACAGACATTCAAGCGGATCATCGGCTGCTGCCGACTTACAGCCATTTGATTGTCGATGAAGCACATCATGTGGAGGAAGTAGCAAGCAAGCATTTAGGCATGCAGCTCGGCTATTATTCGATAACGAATGCGATAACCCGGATGTTCAAGGATAGTCGTTCCGGCTTGCTGCCCTCGTTGCGCATTCATCTTCAGCAGGAAAGCGATGAGCGGGTTCAAGGCTGGCTTGAGACGATTGACACCATTATCCCGACCTTCACGGAAGTGAAGGAGCATTGGGAGAGGCTCTTTGAAATGCTGTACAGCTTTGTGCAAGCTTCTCCTGACGCGACGGGTGAAAACAATCAATCCGTTTATCGCCTGCGAGGCGACAGCCTGCCTGAAGGCTGGTCCGAAGTGCTCGCCGAAGAGACCAATATTCATACGGAGCTCATACGCGTGCTGAAGACAGCTGAGAAAATGTCCGAGGAAATTAAAGACCGCATCGATGAGCTGGCCGTACAGGCGCTTGTAACGGACTTGAATGGCGTTTTGCGCGATTTGACGAGAGTTAAGGATGATCTGCGCAGCTTTATGAAAGTCGATCAGACGACGGACGTATTCTGGCTGGAAGCCAACATGACCTACAAGCATCGCTCGCTGCATCTTTATGCGGTGCCGATTGATGTGAGCAGCCAGCTTCAGCAGTATTTATTTGATGTGAAGGACAGCATTATTTTAACGTCAGCTACCCTTTCGGTGCAAAAGTCATTCCAGTTTGCCGAAGAGCAGCTTGGACTTAGCGGCTTTGAAGAGGCGGGCAGATTGCGCACCGTACAGCTGGCATCGCCGTTTAATTACCGGGAGCAGGCGCTCGTCATTATACCGCGCAATTTCCCTGTTCTTAAAGGCTCGGCGGGCGAGCCCGCATTTATTTCAATGCTCGTCTCTTCTTTGGCAGATGCGGTGCAGCAGACCAATGGCAGAATGCTGGTGCTGTTCACCTCTTACCGAATGCTCAAGCAGGTATATGACCCGCTTAAAGCGGCGCTCGCGGCCACCAGCATTCAAGTGCTGGGCCAAGGCATCGACAGCGGCAATCGTACGAAGCTGACGCGGCGTTTTTTGCAGCAGCCAGAGTCCGTTTTGCTTGGTACAAGCAGCTTTTGGGAAGGCGTTGACATTCCAGGCGAAGCCTTGACTTGCCTTGCCATCGTCCGATTGCCATTCCAACCGCCCAATCATCCGCTGCTGGAAGCGAAGTCGGAATTGCTGCAGCGCCAAAAGCAAAATCCATTTATGAAGCTGTCGATTCCGCAAGCGGTTATTCGCTTCAAGCAGGGATTCGGCAGGCTCGTGCGAACGGCGAAGGATAAAGGGATTGTCATTATTTATGATACGCGAGTGATAGAAACGTATTATGGCAAGCATTTTCTGTATTCCTTGCCTGGCCCGAAAATTGAGCATATGCATATCGAGCAAATTGTACCGAGAATGAAAGAATGGCTTGGTGCCGAGAGGGAGGAGGAGAACGGGTGA
- a CDS encoding redox-sensing transcriptional repressor Rex, with product MKQTKISEAVVRRLPIYLQVLNELNNREVQTVSSQELGVKLDLNPAQIRKDLAYFGDFGRKGIGYDVTYLIEKIRQILKLDQTINVALVGAGNLGHALCNYNKYSKDNMKIIAVFDVHPSKIGSQINNLTVMPMDMLKQTVEENNIRIGIITVPGFEAQNVANQFIDAGIEGLLNFAPAILKVPEEIRIHHADFTKELLSLAYYLERERDDENEPNLD from the coding sequence GTGAAGCAGACGAAAATATCGGAGGCGGTCGTAAGACGCCTCCCCATTTACCTGCAAGTGCTGAACGAGCTGAACAACCGGGAGGTGCAAACCGTTTCGTCCCAGGAGCTTGGCGTCAAGCTGGATTTGAATCCGGCGCAAATCCGCAAGGACTTGGCGTATTTCGGCGATTTTGGCCGTAAGGGCATCGGCTATGATGTGACTTATTTAATTGAGAAGATTCGCCAAATTCTCAAGCTTGACCAGACGATAAATGTCGCGCTTGTCGGTGCGGGTAATTTAGGCCATGCGCTGTGCAATTATAATAAATATTCCAAAGACAATATGAAAATCATCGCGGTGTTTGATGTGCATCCATCGAAAATCGGCTCGCAAATTAATAATTTGACCGTTATGCCGATGGATATGCTGAAACAAACGGTGGAGGAAAACAATATCCGGATCGGCATTATAACCGTTCCCGGATTTGAAGCGCAAAATGTCGCTAATCAATTCATTGACGCTGGCATTGAAGGCTTGCTTAATTTTGCCCCAGCGATATTGAAGGTACCAGAGGAAATTCGCATTCATCATGCTGACTTTACGAAAGAGCTGCTAAGTCTGGCATATTACTTGGAGAGGGAAAGGGATGACGAAAATGAGCCAAATTTGGATTGA
- the panC gene encoding pantoate--beta-alanine ligase, with protein sequence MSSVILCRTIDELKAQQKKMWSGGSKPSIGFVPTMGYLHEGHASLMRQAAAENDISVLSIFVNPLQFGPNEDFETYPRNEQRDLSIAAENGIDIVFMPSVSEMYPRKVLTKVLVSDVTDRLCGASRPGHFDGVGTVVSKLFHLVQPDRAYFGMKDAQQVAVIQQMTDDLNFPVTIVPCPIVREPDGLALSSRNVYLNAEQRSQAVALSSSLAKAREWMKDALLTPAELVNKVRAAIGEAPLADIDYVEVLEYPALATPVADVPFGRTQQRYILALAVKFGATRLIDNELFEPLEVNGNV encoded by the coding sequence ATGAGCAGCGTGATTTTGTGCCGAACCATAGATGAGCTAAAAGCGCAGCAAAAGAAGATGTGGAGCGGCGGCAGCAAGCCGAGCATCGGTTTTGTGCCGACGATGGGTTATTTGCATGAAGGACATGCCAGTTTAATGCGGCAGGCAGCAGCAGAGAATGATATTAGCGTGCTGTCGATTTTCGTCAACCCGCTGCAATTTGGGCCGAACGAGGATTTTGAAACGTATCCGCGCAATGAGCAGCGCGATTTATCCATCGCTGCTGAAAACGGCATTGATATCGTGTTTATGCCATCGGTCAGTGAGATGTATCCGCGCAAGGTGCTGACGAAGGTGCTTGTCAGCGATGTAACAGACCGCTTATGCGGCGCATCGCGCCCTGGTCATTTTGACGGCGTTGGAACGGTCGTCAGCAAGCTGTTTCATCTGGTGCAGCCTGATCGGGCCTACTTTGGCATGAAGGATGCCCAGCAAGTCGCGGTTATTCAGCAAATGACCGATGACTTGAATTTCCCTGTTACGATCGTGCCATGCCCGATTGTGCGGGAGCCGGATGGCCTTGCGCTTAGCTCGCGCAACGTATATTTGAATGCGGAGCAGCGGTCGCAAGCTGTTGCCCTTTCTTCATCGCTTGCCAAGGCGCGGGAATGGATGAAGGACGCCTTGCTAACGCCAGCAGAGCTTGTGAACAAAGTGCGTGCTGCGATTGGCGAAGCACCGCTTGCCGATATCGATTATGTCGAAGTGCTGGAATATCCAGCACTTGCCACACCTGTTGCTGACGTTCCTTTTGGGCGTACTCAGCAGCGCTACATTTTGGCTTTAGCCGTAAAATTCGGGGCGACCCGTTTAATTGATAATGAGCTGTTTGAACCTTTGGAGGTGAATGGCAATGTTTAG
- the panD gene encoding aspartate 1-decarboxylase: MFRTMMKSKLHRATVTEANLNYVGSITIDEDLMDAADLWANEKVQIVNNNNGARLETYIIKGERGSGVICLNGAAARLVQPGDTVIIISYASMTEEEARNYKPRVVILDEANRPVSQMTEEIHATIL; the protein is encoded by the coding sequence ATGTTTAGAACGATGATGAAATCAAAGCTGCACCGCGCGACGGTAACGGAGGCAAACCTCAATTACGTCGGCAGCATTACCATTGATGAGGATTTAATGGATGCGGCGGATCTTTGGGCCAATGAAAAGGTGCAAATCGTAAACAATAATAATGGAGCCCGCCTTGAAACGTACATTATAAAAGGGGAGCGAGGCTCTGGCGTTATTTGCCTTAATGGCGCAGCTGCCCGACTCGTACAGCCAGGAGATACGGTCATTATTATTTCTTATGCATCGATGACGGAGGAAGAGGCTAGAAATTACAAGCCGCGCGTCGTTATTTTGGATGAGGCGAACCGTCCGGTGTCGCAAATGACGGAAGAAATCCATGCGACGATTTTGTAA
- a CDS encoding amidohydrolase, producing MTKMSQIWIENGRFVTMEDGEHVLQGHMVVTDDRITYIGAEAPTGLQADVQKLDGSKLAFMPGLVNTHGHAAMTLLRGYSDDQNLQVWLEQKMWPMEGKYIDIDTRAGSALAVVEMLKSGTTAFVDMYDRMDQLAEVVEQSGIRGCLTRGVIGLCPEDVQQAKLAEAIAFARDWNGKADGRITTMISPHAPYTCPPDYIEKFVQAAHDYDLPLHTHMSESIAEVEQNVRDYGVRPVQHLDNLGFFSRPALVAHAVHLNDEEIALLAERKVAVSHNPVSNLKLASGIARVPALLRAGVTVSLGTDSAASNNNLDLFKEINLAALLHKGVSGDPTVVPAIEALRMGTVYGARSIWQEDSIGRLRVGMKADFIAIDIEQPHFYPQTDIVSHLVYAGSGRDVKHVWVDGRQVVRDGECTLLDEEKIRHDAQASFERLLKA from the coding sequence ATGACGAAAATGAGCCAAATTTGGATTGAAAATGGACGTTTTGTAACGATGGAGGACGGCGAGCATGTGCTGCAAGGGCATATGGTTGTAACCGATGATCGCATTACATATATCGGAGCAGAAGCTCCAACTGGGCTGCAAGCCGATGTGCAAAAGCTGGATGGCAGCAAGCTTGCCTTTATGCCGGGTCTAGTAAACACGCATGGACATGCGGCTATGACTTTGCTGCGCGGCTATTCCGATGATCAAAACCTGCAAGTATGGCTGGAGCAAAAAATGTGGCCGATGGAAGGCAAATACATCGACATCGATACCCGTGCAGGCAGCGCGCTTGCCGTGGTGGAAATGCTGAAATCCGGTACGACGGCTTTCGTGGATATGTATGACCGCATGGACCAGCTAGCCGAAGTTGTTGAACAGTCCGGCATTCGCGGCTGTCTGACGCGCGGCGTCATCGGCCTTTGCCCGGAGGATGTACAGCAAGCGAAGCTGGCGGAAGCGATTGCTTTCGCACGCGATTGGAACGGCAAGGCCGATGGCCGGATTACGACGATGATTTCGCCGCATGCGCCTTATACATGCCCGCCAGATTATATTGAGAAATTTGTACAGGCCGCGCATGATTATGATTTGCCGCTGCATACGCATATGTCAGAATCGATTGCCGAAGTAGAACAAAACGTTCGCGATTATGGCGTTCGTCCCGTTCAGCATCTCGACAATTTAGGCTTCTTCTCGCGTCCGGCGCTCGTTGCTCATGCGGTGCATTTGAATGACGAGGAAATTGCGCTGCTGGCTGAACGCAAAGTAGCCGTATCGCATAACCCGGTCAGCAACCTCAAGCTGGCAAGCGGCATTGCCCGCGTTCCTGCTTTGCTTCGCGCAGGTGTAACTGTATCGCTAGGCACGGACAGCGCGGCAAGCAACAACAATCTTGATCTGTTCAAGGAAATCAATCTTGCGGCTTTGCTGCATAAAGGTGTTTCTGGCGACCCTACAGTTGTGCCAGCGATTGAAGCTTTGCGTATGGGAACGGTATACGGCGCTCGCTCCATTTGGCAGGAGGATTCCATTGGCCGCCTGCGCGTTGGCATGAAGGCTGACTTCATCGCAATCGATATTGAACAGCCGCATTTTTATCCACAGACGGATATAGTGTCCCATTTGGTATACGCTGGCTCTGGCCGCGACGTTAAGCATGTTTGGGTGGACGGCCGCCAGGTTGTACGGGATGGCGAATGCACGCTGCTCGATGAGGAGAAAATTCGTCACGATGCTCAGGCGAGCTTCGAGAGGCTGTTGAAGGCATAA
- the panB gene encoding 3-methyl-2-oxobutanoate hydroxymethyltransferase — protein sequence MRKRLTITNLQQMKEESNKLTVMTAYDYPSAMLSEEAGVDIILVGDSLGNVVLGYDTTLPVTLDDMIYHTKAVARGARNTFIVTDMPFMTYGIGREATLRNAARMMQEGGGQSLKLEGGEEIAGEVAALVKAGIPVMGHIGLKPQSIHTHGGFKVQGKQEAEAEQMLQDAKALEQAGAYAIVLELVTETIADRISRELSIPTIGIGAGRGCDGQVLVYHDILQYSSPVIKKKMVKVYADIGSTIRDAIGAFVSEVKSGEFPAEEHVFGKRSEDAVDSLYGGSATREQTNGVKGAGESQQAGEGNEQRDFVPNHR from the coding sequence ATGAGGAAACGTTTAACGATAACGAACTTGCAGCAAATGAAAGAGGAGAGCAATAAGCTTACCGTCATGACCGCTTATGATTATCCGTCAGCTATGCTTTCGGAGGAGGCTGGCGTCGATATTATTCTTGTAGGGGATTCGCTTGGCAATGTGGTGCTCGGTTACGATACGACGCTTCCGGTCACTTTAGACGATATGATTTATCATACGAAAGCGGTAGCACGCGGGGCACGCAATACGTTTATCGTAACGGATATGCCCTTCATGACGTACGGAATTGGGCGTGAAGCTACGCTGCGCAATGCCGCCAGAATGATGCAGGAGGGCGGCGGCCAGTCGCTTAAGCTTGAAGGCGGGGAAGAAATTGCGGGCGAAGTGGCGGCTCTGGTCAAAGCGGGCATTCCGGTGATGGGCCATATTGGGCTCAAGCCGCAATCGATTCACACGCATGGCGGTTTTAAGGTACAAGGAAAGCAGGAGGCGGAAGCAGAGCAAATGCTGCAGGATGCCAAGGCGCTTGAACAGGCAGGCGCTTACGCCATCGTACTGGAGCTTGTAACGGAGACGATTGCGGACCGTATTAGCCGCGAGCTGTCGATTCCAACAATTGGGATTGGGGCTGGCCGCGGATGCGATGGACAGGTGCTTGTGTATCACGATATTTTGCAATATTCATCGCCTGTCATTAAGAAAAAAATGGTTAAAGTGTACGCAGACATCGGCTCGACGATTCGCGATGCAATCGGAGCTTTTGTAAGTGAAGTCAAATCCGGCGAGTTTCCAGCGGAGGAGCATGTGTTCGGTAAAAGGTCTGAGGACGCTGTAGACAGCCTCTATGGCGGTTCAGCGACCCGCGAGCAGACTAATGGTGTCAAAGGTGCGGGTGAAAGCCAGCAGGCTGGAGAGGGGAATGAGCAGCGTGATTTTGTGCCGAACCATAGATGA